Within the Platichthys flesus chromosome 16, fPlaFle2.1, whole genome shotgun sequence genome, the region AAACCCGGCGAGATCAGCGGATTTCTATCCACGGTGCCGGGCCTCCTCAAGGTTCTTGAGGCCTTTGTGGCCtgcatcatcttcatctgcttgGACTACAACCAGTTCTCCAGGTTTCCTGGACTCCAGTGGTGCGTTGCCGTGTACTCCATCTGCTTTATTTTTGCCATCCTCATCATCGTGTTCACCATCTGCCGCCTCCTGACGCTCTTCCCTGCGCCGTTTGACAAAGTTCTGACAGCCTGCAATGTGTTAGCGGTGTTGATGTACATGACGGCTGTGGTAATCTGGCCGCTGTACAGCTTCAAGAACAACCCCAGACCCATTTCCTGCTCCAAAAATAGATTGTGTACATGGAATAATTTAGTGGTCATCTCTTTCATGACCTGTGTCAACCTCATTGCTTACATCGTGGATACGGTTTATTCCTTTAGACTTGTGTTCTTCGTCAGAAGAACATAGATGGCTGATATTCCTCATTTACAAATGTTCTCCATTTTAATTGTTTACAAACTTCAATCTCAAACATAGAATGTTCATAGAAACATAGAATTTTTGTATGACATATTTAATTTCACCCTCAGCAGGAGATAATGTAACTAATCTCTTTTCATCAAATTATGATAATTATCTTTACTAATTAATCTTCCCATTTTGCTACAGAATTGATACTTTCTCATTGT harbors:
- the LOC133971232 gene encoding myeloid-associated differentiation marker homolog, whose translation is MVMLDFTTLAAPVGIVRIFEVILTCISFSLVASLGHNTDSFWTWCMFTWCFCFCVTILIIFLEFFTLSAKLPISWDDFTTAFAMLATLMVLAASIIYPSFFTCPTCGKQIGATVTSCLAFILYAIEVGLTRAKPGEISGFLSTVPGLLKVLEAFVACIIFICLDYNQFSRFPGLQWCVAVYSICFIFAILIIVFTICRLLTLFPAPFDKVLTACNVLAVLMYMTAVVIWPLYSFKNNPRPISCSKNRLCTWNNLVVISFMTCVNLIAYIVDTVYSFRLVFFVRRT